Proteins encoded within one genomic window of Sphingomonas sp. KRR8:
- a CDS encoding cation diffusion facilitator family transporter — translation MAEHSSRTAIVAALIGNLCIAVTKGIAAAISGSSAMLSEAVHSVVDTGNEVLLLYGQHRSTKPPDDVHPYGHGRELYFWSFVVALLIFALGAGVSAYEGVIHILHPEPITKAWINFAVLGLSFVFEGISWWFGWKSFDSVRRGKPFWAAFRSSKDPTTFMVLFEDSAALVGIVIAAAATALSLWLDAPWIDGTGSILIGVLLAVVAVLLARESKALLIGERASPELSEAIKRIANAEPCVTRVISVTTSQLSPDQVIATIGIDIDDELRVPQVEELICSIERQIAAEHPEVYRIFIRPEPAPPAKSV, via the coding sequence ATGGCCGAACATAGCTCCCGGACGGCGATCGTTGCCGCACTCATCGGCAATCTGTGCATTGCCGTCACCAAGGGGATCGCCGCTGCGATCAGCGGAAGCTCGGCGATGCTGAGCGAGGCGGTGCACTCGGTGGTGGATACCGGCAACGAGGTGCTGCTGCTCTACGGCCAGCATCGCTCCACCAAGCCACCCGACGACGTTCATCCGTACGGACATGGGCGAGAGCTGTACTTCTGGTCGTTCGTGGTGGCGCTGCTGATCTTCGCACTGGGCGCGGGGGTGTCCGCCTATGAAGGCGTGATCCACATCCTGCACCCGGAGCCGATCACCAAGGCGTGGATCAACTTTGCCGTACTTGGCCTGTCGTTCGTGTTTGAAGGCATCAGCTGGTGGTTCGGCTGGAAGAGCTTCGATTCCGTTCGGCGGGGCAAGCCGTTCTGGGCGGCATTCCGGTCGAGCAAGGACCCGACCACCTTCATGGTCCTGTTTGAGGATAGCGCGGCGCTGGTCGGGATCGTGATCGCGGCAGCGGCGACCGCCTTGTCCTTGTGGCTCGACGCTCCATGGATCGACGGCACGGGCTCGATCCTCATCGGCGTGCTGCTGGCGGTCGTCGCGGTGCTGCTGGCACGGGAAAGCAAGGCGTTGCTGATCGGTGAGCGGGCGTCGCCGGAACTGTCCGAGGCCATCAAGCGCATCGCCAATGCGGAGCCGTGCGTGACGCGCGTCATCTCGGTCACCACGTCGCAGCTGTCGCCCGACCAGGTGATTGCAACCATCGGCATCGACATCGACGACGAACTGCGCGTCCCGCAGGTCGAGGAACTGATCTGCTCCATCGAGCGGCAGATCGCGGCCGAACACCCCGAAGTGTACCGCATCTTCATTCGTCCAGAGCCCGCGCCTCCCGCGAAGAGCGTCTGA
- a CDS encoding PilZ domain-containing protein — MNAFSTVEPPRENALRPRDPREPSALTGWVAADGSPRLHDFTMVNLSYSGCRIRTEAPLRRGEAVKLVVQQRGAIHARVHWHSGRDFGLSFDASQPAAPLTERKAPRTQINLPVLARRSGRSAQSLEALDVSPLGCRLCFVDVPRVGDLLWIKLPGVTAVESEVRWVRDHQAGMYFKTPIHPAVFGLVLSGLSA; from the coding sequence ATGAACGCCTTCAGCACGGTTGAGCCGCCGCGCGAAAATGCCTTGCGGCCCAGAGATCCCCGCGAGCCGTCTGCATTGACTGGCTGGGTCGCTGCGGACGGAAGCCCGCGCCTTCACGACTTCACGATGGTGAACCTGTCCTACAGCGGGTGCCGCATCCGCACCGAGGCTCCCCTTCGTCGGGGTGAGGCGGTCAAGCTCGTCGTCCAGCAGCGCGGTGCCATCCATGCGCGGGTGCATTGGCACTCCGGCCGTGACTTCGGGCTATCCTTCGACGCCAGTCAGCCAGCCGCGCCGCTCACCGAACGCAAAGCGCCACGAACCCAAATCAACCTGCCCGTGCTTGCGCGCCGCAGCGGGCGCTCGGCACAGTCGCTGGAAGCCCTGGACGTGTCGCCGCTCGGCTGCCGATTGTGCTTCGTTGACGTGCCGCGCGTCGGCGATCTGCTGTGGATCAAGCTGCCAGGCGTAACCGCGGTCGAAAGCGAGGTTCGCTGGGTCAGGGATCACCAGGCAGGCATGTATTTCAAGACGCCCATCCACCCGGCGGTGTTCGGCCTCGTCCTGAGCGGCTTGTCCGCCTGA
- a CDS encoding efflux RND transporter periplasmic adaptor subunit: MNAVTGHVPAEGAERVPPPEGLKRWSTGQKLGLAALPLVGLSAWALAHNSGTAPPAAPPPATVTAASPLVRPITEWDEYSGRFEASRAVEVRPRVSGQIVGVHFRDGAVVRAGQLLFTIDPRPFAAALAEARASVAGARSDLALANAELGRSERLVANGFVSRADIDRLRAKVQAAQAELVAAQARVRARELDMSFTQVRAPITGRVSDRRIDPGNLVGGGATGGEATLLTTINALDPLYFAFDASEALYLKAKRSRAQGAAGAPVEIRLQDETGYRWHGRLDFTDNGLDTRSGTIRLRAVVANAGQFLAPGMFGNLRLSTGAAVPALLVPDAAVTTDQARKLVTVVDGAGNLSPRPVVTGPLIDGLRVIRSGLNPNERVVIAGAQLAMPGMKVKVQPGRIAAVAPPSVAAPASAPPAGAATFATR, encoded by the coding sequence ATGAACGCGGTCACCGGGCATGTGCCCGCCGAGGGCGCCGAGCGGGTGCCTCCACCCGAGGGCCTCAAGCGCTGGAGCACCGGGCAGAAGCTCGGCCTTGCAGCGTTGCCACTGGTGGGCCTGTCCGCCTGGGCGTTGGCTCACAACAGCGGAACAGCCCCGCCGGCCGCGCCGCCGCCCGCCACAGTAACGGCGGCAAGTCCGCTGGTTCGCCCGATCACCGAGTGGGACGAATATAGCGGCCGCTTCGAGGCGAGCCGCGCGGTCGAGGTGCGGCCGCGCGTGTCAGGCCAGATCGTCGGCGTCCACTTCCGTGATGGAGCGGTGGTCCGCGCCGGGCAGCTGCTGTTCACCATCGACCCGCGGCCGTTCGCGGCGGCGCTGGCCGAGGCTCGCGCGTCGGTTGCCGGTGCGCGCAGCGACCTCGCGCTTGCCAACGCCGAACTCGGCCGGTCCGAGCGGCTGGTCGCCAACGGCTTCGTGTCGCGGGCCGACATCGACCGTCTGCGGGCCAAGGTGCAGGCGGCGCAGGCCGAGCTCGTGGCGGCTCAGGCTCGGGTCCGGGCGCGTGAGCTCGACATGTCGTTCACGCAGGTGCGGGCGCCGATCACGGGCCGCGTGTCCGACCGGCGGATCGATCCGGGCAATCTGGTCGGCGGCGGCGCCACCGGCGGCGAAGCGACCTTGCTGACCACCATCAATGCGCTCGACCCGCTCTACTTCGCCTTTGATGCGTCCGAGGCGCTCTACCTCAAGGCGAAGCGGTCTCGCGCCCAGGGCGCGGCAGGGGCCCCGGTCGAAATCCGGCTTCAGGACGAGACCGGCTACCGCTGGCATGGCCGGCTGGACTTCACCGACAACGGCCTCGATACCCGGTCAGGGACGATCCGCCTGCGTGCTGTGGTGGCCAATGCCGGCCAGTTCCTGGCGCCCGGCATGTTCGGCAACCTGCGCCTGTCCACGGGCGCGGCCGTGCCCGCGTTGCTCGTGCCCGACGCGGCCGTCACGACCGATCAGGCGCGCAAGCTCGTGACCGTGGTCGATGGCGCCGGCAACCTCAGCCCACGGCCCGTGGTCACCGGACCGCTGATCGATGGCCTGCGGGTGATCCGCTCCGGCCTCAATCCAAATGAGCGGGTAGTCATCGCCGGCGCGCAACTCGCCATGCCCGGCATGAAGGTGAAAGTGCAGCCCGGCCGCATCGCCGCCGTTGCGCCGCCCTCCGTGGCTGCTCCCGCGTCCGCTCCGCCAGCCGGCGCCGCCACCTTCGCCACTCGCTAA
- a CDS encoding multidrug efflux RND transporter permease subunit: protein MRLSRFFITRPIFAAVIAVLITVMGGIAYFALPVSQYPDIVPPTVTVNASYPGASAETVSSTVAAPIEQEINGVDNMIYMSSQSTGDGNLTITVTFKQGTDLNAAQVLVQNRVAIATPRLPQEVQRLGVVTRKTSPDFLMVVNLVSPGNKLDRGYISNYALTQIQDRIARLDGVGDVRLFGARDYAMRVWIDPDRAAALNLTAGEIVAALRTQNVQVAAGSLGQPPYAVGAAYQLNVEAQGRLTDPQQFADVVIRSDPDGRQVRVRDVARVELGAADYASNTYLSGQPTVLLGVFQRPGSNALAAAAAVENTMKEASKSFPPGLEYKVIYNPTEFIAQSIDAVGHTLLEAIFLVVLVIIVFLQRWRAAVVPVIAIPVSLIGTFAVLEMVGYSLNSLSLFGLVLAIGIVVDDAIVVVENVERNLAKGMTALEAARTSMDEVAGALVAIVLVLCAVFLPTLFLNGLSGAFYHQFAVTISAATLISLLLSLTLSPALAALLLRPHSHEAPRNRLVALAQRAGDAFNRMFERFSESYARLTARLVRAPKRMMVAYTVLIAMTVGLFSITPTGFIPAQDQGYFLTVIQLPAGSSLERTDAVMRKVVDRILPIKGVKGAVMLAGFDGASQTQAPNAAAAYIPLQSFEEREKLGVKLADIMGEAQKKTADINEARLLIIPPPLIQGIGSAGGYRMIVQDTGGHSFQELSGLSWGLIGKANQTPGLKQVYTLFDISTPRVFADIDRAKADMLGVPPERVFEALQVYLGSAFVNDFNLLGRTYRVTAQADAPFRASESDIANLRTRSNSGAMVPVGSVATFQDRTGPYRVSRYNGFPAVEIDGDTAPGYSSGQSLKAMEDIAAQTLPPGFRTEWTGIAYQQKAAGSTSGLVFALAVLFVFMVLAAQFESLVLPLSIILIVPMCLLAAMAGVNLRGMDNNVLTQIGLVVLIALAAKNAILIVEFAQQDEAAGMSPIEAAVRAARDRLRPILMTSFAFILGSLPLLVAKGAGAELRQALGTAVFFGMIGVTAFGLIFTPTFYVVCRSLAERIALWRRRSGEGSARALVPAE, encoded by the coding sequence ATGCGCCTGTCCCGCTTCTTCATCACCCGGCCGATCTTCGCGGCGGTCATCGCGGTGCTCATCACCGTGATGGGCGGGATCGCCTATTTCGCGCTGCCGGTCTCGCAATATCCCGACATCGTGCCGCCTACGGTGACGGTGAACGCCAGCTATCCCGGCGCCTCGGCCGAGACGGTGTCGTCCACCGTTGCTGCCCCCATTGAGCAGGAGATCAACGGGGTCGACAACATGATCTACATGTCGTCGCAGTCGACGGGCGACGGCAATCTGACGATCACCGTGACGTTCAAGCAGGGCACGGACCTCAACGCGGCGCAGGTGCTGGTTCAGAACCGGGTTGCCATCGCGACGCCGCGTCTCCCGCAAGAGGTGCAGCGGCTCGGTGTGGTGACGCGCAAGACCTCGCCGGACTTCCTCATGGTGGTGAACCTGGTGTCACCCGGCAACAAGCTCGATCGCGGCTACATCTCCAACTACGCGCTGACCCAGATCCAGGACCGCATCGCGCGTCTGGACGGGGTGGGGGACGTGCGGCTGTTCGGCGCCCGTGACTATGCCATGCGGGTCTGGATCGATCCGGACCGCGCGGCGGCGCTCAACCTCACGGCGGGCGAAATCGTTGCCGCGCTGCGGACCCAGAATGTGCAGGTCGCGGCCGGATCGCTGGGGCAGCCGCCCTACGCCGTCGGCGCCGCTTACCAGCTCAACGTCGAAGCGCAGGGGCGCTTGACCGATCCGCAGCAGTTCGCCGACGTGGTGATCCGCAGCGACCCTGACGGCCGGCAGGTGCGCGTGCGCGACGTCGCCCGCGTAGAACTCGGCGCGGCGGACTATGCGTCCAACACCTATCTGTCGGGTCAGCCCACGGTGCTGCTGGGCGTGTTCCAGCGGCCGGGCTCCAACGCCCTCGCCGCCGCCGCAGCGGTCGAGAACACGATGAAGGAAGCGTCCAAGAGCTTCCCGCCGGGCCTGGAATATAAGGTCATCTACAATCCCACCGAGTTTATCGCGCAGTCGATCGACGCGGTTGGTCACACCTTGCTCGAGGCGATCTTCCTGGTCGTGCTGGTGATCATTGTCTTCCTGCAGCGCTGGCGTGCCGCCGTGGTGCCGGTGATTGCCATCCCGGTATCGCTGATCGGCACTTTCGCGGTGCTCGAGATGGTCGGCTACTCGCTCAACAGCCTGTCGCTGTTTGGGCTGGTGCTGGCGATCGGCATCGTGGTCGATGATGCGATCGTGGTGGTCGAGAATGTCGAGCGGAACCTGGCCAAGGGCATGACTGCGCTGGAGGCGGCGCGGACCTCGATGGACGAGGTCGCGGGGGCGCTGGTCGCCATCGTGCTGGTGCTGTGCGCCGTGTTCCTGCCGACGCTGTTCCTCAACGGCCTGTCCGGTGCTTTCTACCATCAGTTCGCCGTGACCATCTCGGCCGCGACGCTGATCAGCCTTCTGCTGTCGCTGACGCTGTCGCCGGCCCTGGCGGCGCTGTTGCTGCGGCCGCATTCGCACGAGGCGCCGCGCAACCGACTGGTGGCGCTGGCACAGCGGGCCGGCGACGCATTCAACCGTATGTTCGAGCGCTTCAGCGAATCCTATGCCCGGCTGACCGCCCGGCTGGTGCGCGCGCCCAAGCGGATGATGGTCGCCTATACGGTGCTGATCGCGATGACTGTCGGGCTCTTCTCGATCACGCCGACCGGCTTCATCCCGGCCCAGGATCAGGGCTACTTTCTGACGGTCATCCAGCTCCCCGCCGGCTCTTCGCTGGAGCGAACGGACGCGGTGATGCGCAAGGTCGTCGACCGGATCCTGCCCATCAAGGGCGTGAAGGGCGCGGTGATGCTGGCGGGCTTCGATGGTGCGTCCCAGACCCAGGCGCCCAACGCGGCCGCCGCCTATATTCCGCTCCAGTCTTTCGAGGAGCGCGAGAAGCTGGGCGTGAAGCTCGCCGACATCATGGGCGAGGCGCAGAAGAAGACGGCCGACATCAACGAGGCGCGGCTGCTGATCATTCCGCCGCCGCTGATCCAGGGGATCGGCTCCGCCGGCGGTTACCGGATGATCGTGCAGGACACTGGCGGCCACAGCTTCCAGGAGTTGTCGGGCCTCTCATGGGGGCTGATCGGCAAGGCCAATCAAACACCGGGGCTGAAGCAGGTCTACACCCTGTTCGATATCTCGACGCCCCGCGTATTCGCGGACATCGACCGCGCGAAGGCGGACATGCTGGGTGTGCCTCCCGAGCGGGTGTTCGAGGCGCTGCAGGTGTACCTCGGCTCGGCCTTCGTCAACGACTTCAACCTGCTTGGCCGCACCTACCGGGTGACCGCGCAGGCGGATGCACCGTTCCGCGCCAGCGAGTCGGATATCGCCAACCTCCGCACCCGCTCGAACAGCGGCGCGATGGTGCCGGTCGGATCGGTTGCGACCTTCCAGGACCGGACGGGGCCCTACCGGGTGTCACGCTACAACGGCTTCCCGGCGGTCGAGATCGATGGCGACACCGCGCCGGGCTACTCGTCCGGGCAATCATTGAAAGCCATGGAGGACATTGCCGCCCAGACCCTTCCGCCCGGCTTCCGGACCGAATGGACGGGCATCGCCTATCAGCAGAAAGCGGCCGGCAGCACGTCCGGGCTGGTGTTCGCACTTGCGGTGCTGTTCGTCTTCATGGTGCTCGCGGCCCAGTTCGAAAGCCTTGTGCTGCCGCTCAGCATCATCCTGATCGTGCCGATGTGCCTGCTTGCGGCCATGGCGGGGGTGAACCTGCGCGGCATGGACAACAATGTGCTGACGCAGATCGGGCTGGTCGTGCTGATCGCCCTCGCGGCGAAGAACGCCATCCTGATCGTCGAATTCGCGCAGCAGGACGAGGCCGCCGGCATGTCGCCGATCGAGGCGGCGGTACGGGCGGCGAGGGACCGGCTGCGCCCGATCCTCATGACCAGCTTCGCCTTCATCCTCGGCTCGCTGCCGCTGCTTGTGGCGAAGGGCGCCGGTGCCGAACTTCGCCAGGCGCTCGGCACCGCCGTCTTCTTCGGGATGATCGGCGTGACGGCGTTCGGCCTCATCTTCACGCCAACCTTCTATGTCGTCTGCCGCAGCCTGGCAGAGCGTATCGCCCTCTGGCGGCGGCGGAGCGGCGAGGGTTCGGCGCGGGCGCTCGTGCCTGCCGAATGA
- a CDS encoding Crp/Fnr family transcriptional regulator: MIDKHLLKLRRRDLISPEEEVAIRAGVSSIIKAKADTVIAHHGATLDVSTILLSGIAARQIEMLDGRRQMTELHVAGDFLDLHSFTLKHLDHDVVALSDCTLALVPHAHLQEITEKYPHLTRVYWFNTNLDACIHRQWVVSLARRSALARMAHLFCELYIRLDIVGLVRGGTYDLPLTQDELAETLGLTSVHVNRTLQELRRTGYVNFDRKVVSVCDFAALKEVGEFDDAYLYLDRLPEFR; encoded by the coding sequence TTGATTGACAAGCACCTGCTCAAGCTGCGCCGTCGCGACCTGATCAGCCCGGAAGAAGAAGTGGCCATCAGGGCCGGCGTTTCGTCCATCATCAAGGCCAAGGCCGATACGGTCATCGCCCATCACGGCGCGACACTGGACGTCAGCACCATCCTGCTCTCCGGCATTGCGGCCCGCCAGATCGAGATGCTCGACGGACGGCGGCAAATGACGGAGCTGCACGTCGCCGGCGACTTCCTCGACCTCCACAGCTTCACCTTGAAACACCTCGACCACGACGTAGTCGCCTTGAGCGACTGCACCTTGGCGCTGGTACCCCATGCTCACCTGCAGGAAATCACCGAGAAATATCCCCACCTCACGCGGGTCTACTGGTTCAACACCAACCTCGACGCCTGCATCCATCGCCAATGGGTGGTGTCGCTTGCCCGGCGAAGCGCGCTCGCGCGGATGGCTCACCTGTTCTGCGAGCTCTACATCCGGCTCGACATCGTCGGCCTGGTCCGCGGCGGGACCTACGACCTGCCGCTCACCCAGGATGAGCTCGCCGAAACACTTGGCCTCACCTCCGTGCACGTCAACCGCACCCTTCAGGAGCTGCGTCGCACGGGGTACGTCAACTTCGATCGGAAGGTCGTCAGCGTTTGTGACTTCGCGGCCCTGAAGGAAGTGGGCGAGTTCGACGACGCCTACCTATACCTCGACCGGCTGCCTGAGTTCAGGTGA
- a CDS encoding Stf0 family sulfotransferase has protein sequence MSKAEIDYLFLASDVRSGSTYVSELIAYSLEEFADFQLFDITQEKLSHLDDAATPAAVYTTLTSLWTNPNGIRSTKVMCAALSVVVRSARRDQQLAELAFGPRTRWIVVRRRDRIAQAVSLAYARRSGRYHDYAENRIEGDDRPTMAEIRDALLAINLSDDYLNLFKSVPSTATELFYEDVLADPQNSIANALEEVGLVERNSGLSVAQAKLVPTDGESKRRSQAEFEHWLLENNHRTDDV, from the coding sequence ATGTCGAAGGCCGAGATCGATTACCTCTTCCTTGCTTCCGACGTGCGAAGCGGAAGCACCTACGTCTCCGAACTGATCGCGTACTCGCTCGAGGAATTCGCGGACTTTCAATTGTTCGACATCACTCAAGAGAAGCTCAGTCACCTAGACGATGCAGCAACACCGGCTGCGGTGTACACGACGCTCACGTCGCTATGGACGAACCCAAACGGCATCCGGTCCACCAAGGTGATGTGTGCCGCCTTGTCGGTGGTGGTTCGGTCGGCCCGGCGCGACCAGCAATTGGCGGAGCTTGCGTTCGGGCCGAGGACGCGGTGGATCGTGGTTCGGCGGCGCGACCGCATCGCCCAGGCGGTGAGCCTCGCTTATGCTCGCCGCAGCGGGCGTTATCACGACTACGCCGAGAATCGCATCGAGGGCGACGACCGGCCAACGATGGCAGAGATAAGGGACGCCCTTCTCGCCATCAATTTGTCGGACGACTATCTGAACCTCTTCAAGAGCGTTCCCAGCACCGCCACCGAATTGTTCTATGAGGACGTACTCGCGGACCCTCAGAACAGCATTGCCAATGCGCTTGAAGAAGTCGGGTTGGTCGAACGGAATTCAGGCTTGTCGGTCGCGCAGGCCAAGCTGGTCCCGACCGACGGAGAATCCAAGCGTAGGTCGCAGGCGGAGTTCGAACACTGGCTCCTGGAGAATAATCACCGCACCGACGACGTGTGA
- a CDS encoding glycosyltransferase produces MKISVVINTFNRIASLPNTLEALTFLRYPDLEVVVVNGPSTDGTDEYLRANWADRIKLCDCAEPNLSKSRNIGIQNASGDVVCFIDDDGVPEPDWLDELVKAYQDERVAAAGGWVRDHSGVNYQSKYIVSSRTGDSDCGIDDPLAVPEASVHAESFPGLIGVNSSFRRSHLLEVGGFDEIYAYFLDETDVLARLVDAGYKVAMVPSAQVHHKYAPSHIRQPNGIAKSWLQVMTSKAYFAIKNAVPSRSLADCLANIETHKQELRGHTNWFIGAGLIDQRTYDRLMSEIEVGAATGIRQAFAVPERALIGAHEVPEWKSFPRPRLEKRSRIALVTGLYPPRPCGGVAVFMNTLAQELAAEGHEVTVITHAEHDAPHTVDFEGGVWVHRIPPTDCLEPTYPAGMPGLPSSIAAFAGRVLTELDRINTHRKFDCVIGSIWDLELAAVIASRRYRTAMYLVTSYKLMESSKPEWLSNAHFYQEHVLKMIRGEVWAIENCDTVIGSTECIVEDIEAAYDISIPRRRLKLIPFGVPDAASANAFAEVRNHQKLLFVGRLEERKGVRALLEALPAIMSRNSAAVFDIVGDDRIVDQDGTTFRARFEALHGNASWSSRVRFHGHVSDAELMEFYENCSLFIAPSRYESFGLMYVEAMRFAKPCIGCNVGGIKEVVDHQVTGLLVEPDHAGQLADAVNSLLRDPKRRLAMGRAGRRRFEQRYASDVFARKIVSFVCGKPDQAVSFAPESSVLAA; encoded by the coding sequence ATGAAGATTTCCGTCGTCATCAATACGTTCAACCGTATCGCCTCGCTTCCGAACACGCTCGAGGCGCTCACATTCCTGCGGTATCCGGATCTTGAAGTGGTCGTGGTCAACGGGCCCAGCACGGACGGGACGGACGAATATCTCAGGGCGAATTGGGCAGACCGCATCAAGCTTTGTGATTGCGCCGAGCCCAACCTGAGCAAGTCCCGGAACATCGGCATCCAGAACGCGTCTGGCGACGTGGTCTGCTTCATCGACGACGACGGAGTTCCCGAGCCGGACTGGCTCGACGAGCTGGTCAAGGCCTATCAGGACGAACGCGTTGCTGCAGCGGGCGGTTGGGTTCGTGACCACAGCGGCGTCAACTATCAGTCCAAGTACATCGTCAGCTCCCGCACCGGTGATTCCGATTGCGGGATCGATGACCCGCTTGCCGTTCCGGAGGCGTCAGTCCACGCGGAGAGTTTCCCGGGGCTGATCGGTGTCAATTCATCCTTCCGGCGCAGTCACCTGCTCGAGGTCGGCGGCTTCGACGAGATCTACGCCTACTTCCTTGACGAGACCGATGTGCTCGCTCGGCTGGTCGACGCTGGCTACAAGGTAGCAATGGTGCCGTCGGCGCAGGTGCATCACAAATATGCGCCGAGCCACATCCGGCAGCCCAACGGAATCGCGAAGTCGTGGCTCCAGGTGATGACAAGCAAGGCCTATTTCGCGATCAAGAATGCGGTGCCTTCCCGATCGCTGGCGGACTGCCTGGCGAACATCGAGACCCACAAGCAGGAGCTGCGGGGCCACACCAACTGGTTCATCGGGGCCGGGCTGATCGATCAGCGCACGTACGATCGCCTGATGTCGGAGATCGAGGTCGGGGCCGCGACCGGCATCCGGCAAGCATTCGCGGTGCCGGAGCGCGCGCTGATCGGCGCTCACGAGGTTCCCGAATGGAAGAGCTTCCCGCGCCCCCGGCTTGAGAAGCGCAGCCGCATCGCGCTCGTCACGGGTCTCTATCCGCCTCGTCCGTGCGGCGGTGTCGCGGTCTTCATGAACACGCTGGCGCAGGAACTCGCCGCGGAAGGTCACGAAGTCACGGTAATCACGCACGCCGAGCACGACGCTCCGCACACGGTCGACTTCGAAGGCGGTGTCTGGGTGCACCGCATTCCTCCCACCGACTGTTTGGAGCCCACCTACCCCGCCGGCATGCCCGGGCTTCCGTCGAGCATCGCCGCATTCGCCGGCCGTGTCCTGACCGAGCTGGATCGCATCAACACGCATCGCAAGTTCGACTGCGTGATCGGCAGCATTTGGGACCTTGAGCTCGCCGCGGTGATCGCATCACGGCGATACCGCACCGCGATGTACCTGGTGACGAGCTACAAGCTGATGGAGAGCTCCAAGCCCGAGTGGCTCAGCAATGCTCATTTTTATCAGGAGCATGTCCTCAAGATGATCCGCGGCGAAGTCTGGGCGATCGAGAATTGCGACACGGTCATCGGCAGCACCGAGTGCATCGTCGAGGACATCGAAGCTGCCTACGACATCAGCATCCCTCGACGGCGTCTGAAGCTGATCCCGTTCGGCGTTCCCGATGCTGCTTCAGCAAATGCCTTTGCCGAAGTGCGCAATCATCAGAAGCTGCTCTTCGTTGGACGCCTCGAAGAGCGGAAGGGTGTGCGAGCGCTTCTTGAAGCGTTGCCGGCGATCATGTCGCGCAATTCCGCCGCCGTCTTCGATATCGTTGGTGACGACAGGATCGTCGACCAGGACGGCACGACCTTCCGCGCCAGGTTCGAAGCGCTTCACGGCAATGCCAGCTGGTCATCCAGGGTTCGCTTCCACGGTCATGTGAGCGACGCCGAGCTGATGGAGTTTTACGAGAACTGCTCGCTGTTCATTGCGCCCAGCCGGTATGAAAGCTTCGGCCTCATGTACGTCGAGGCCATGCGGTTCGCGAAGCCGTGCATTGGCTGCAACGTGGGCGGCATCAAGGAAGTCGTCGATCACCAGGTGACCGGTTTGCTGGTCGAGCCTGATCATGCAGGGCAGCTCGCCGATGCGGTGAATTCGCTGCTGCGTGATCCCAAGCGCCGCCTGGCGATGGGCAGGGCCGGCCGCCGCCGCTTCGAGCAGCGCTACGCAAGCGACGTCTTCGCCCGCAAGATCGTGTCGTTCGTGTGCGGCAAGCCCGATCAAGCGGTGAGCTTCGCCCCTGAAAGCAGCGTGCTGGCCGCCTAG
- a CDS encoding DUF4214 domain-containing protein, whose translation MRVVSGKITALDELLSYEGSDFLKVAYLTILGRQPDAEGAGYYGRRLAKGYAKLDVLSDICSSPEFKRRRSGAQELANTLRRHRRRSFVPRQIRQLRRGRQIDLPHELFASPEAAGGHHDHQVGFTEQPLVAQADHQCAPYERADERIIEALTAEVVMLRARVDEMAQARNASDEARDAMAAEVAMLRAVVDGLGHAIRGLTDAQLRAMSSTAELRQSTRLQSLAAH comes from the coding sequence ATGCGTGTTGTGTCTGGCAAAATAACGGCGTTGGACGAACTGCTGTCCTACGAGGGCAGCGATTTTCTGAAAGTAGCCTACCTCACCATTCTTGGGCGGCAGCCGGACGCGGAAGGCGCGGGCTATTACGGGCGCCGACTGGCCAAAGGCTATGCGAAGCTGGACGTCCTTTCGGACATTTGCAGCTCGCCCGAATTCAAGCGCCGCCGATCGGGTGCCCAGGAACTTGCAAATACGCTCCGTCGCCATCGCCGGAGGTCGTTCGTGCCGAGGCAGATCCGCCAGCTGAGGCGCGGTCGCCAGATCGACCTGCCCCATGAACTGTTCGCGAGCCCCGAGGCAGCGGGCGGACACCATGACCACCAGGTCGGCTTCACCGAGCAACCGCTTGTGGCGCAGGCTGATCATCAGTGTGCTCCGTACGAGCGGGCCGACGAGCGCATCATCGAGGCACTGACCGCGGAGGTCGTCATGCTGCGCGCCCGGGTGGACGAGATGGCCCAGGCCAGGAACGCGTCCGACGAAGCCCGCGACGCAATGGCGGCGGAGGTTGCCATGCTGCGTGCCGTGGTGGACGGCCTCGGCCACGCCATTCGTGGCCTGACGGACGCTCAACTGAGGGCCATGTCGAGCACCGCGGAACTCCGCCAAAGCACTCGCCTGCAGAGCCTCGCGGCGCACTAG
- a CDS encoding MarR family winged helix-turn-helix transcriptional regulator, translating to MSHPTLELKKAYLSLRHALDRTVRQFGLTSAQFDVLQLLMHSDGIEHRELQRRLAIASPTLTNIVDILQREGLVDRKSDSGDARIKTLHLTAKARILCSSDDFCSAGEALVGQMFAGFSPRQREEFMQALKRVELNLDALGT from the coding sequence ATGAGCCACCCGACTCTCGAATTAAAGAAGGCCTATTTGAGCCTGCGTCACGCGCTGGACCGGACCGTTCGGCAGTTCGGGCTGACAAGTGCTCAATTCGATGTCTTGCAGTTGCTGATGCACAGTGACGGAATTGAACATCGTGAGCTCCAGCGCCGGCTGGCGATCGCCTCACCGACCCTGACCAACATCGTCGACATCCTCCAGCGCGAGGGCCTGGTGGACCGCAAGTCTGACAGCGGCGATGCGCGGATCAAGACGCTGCATCTGACTGCCAAGGCTAGGATCCTCTGCTCCTCAGATGATTTCTGCTCGGCCGGGGAGGCGCTCGTAGGACAAATGTTCGCCGGTTTCTCTCCCCGCCAACGCGAAGAGTTCATGCAAGCGCTTAAGCGGGTCGAACTCAACCTCGATGCGCTCGGCACCTGA